A part of Danaus plexippus chromosome 27, MEX_DaPlex, whole genome shotgun sequence genomic DNA contains:
- the LOC133319738 gene encoding piggyBac transposable element-derived protein 2-like — translation MASKQQSVGGTRNLQLTRAHKILALVPAQNACSDDSSTSDEEANAYIPPSPDTSDPPSIASSLNYQWLKAVFRHNVSLEENLYNLHQTQIETVLDYFYFFFSPDLITDIVYNTNLYAVEQLGRSIQLTEDEIKSFLAIQIMMGIVQMPAYTDYWARKTRYPLIADLMPLKKYQQIRRYIHFVDNTLQDSDRYFKIRPLMEKIRKNFLKIEEEGKYSIDEMMIPYKGRKAGKRKQYIKMKPKKWGFKNFVRAGVSGIIYDFILYGGDDTFRGLTFSEKEATIGLGGMVVLALCQTIKKKPAIVYADNFFMSPELTYILREEYGILSLGTIRTNRLRGCQELLPTDKQLKKKKRGSSAQVVCNKNKLAVVKWNDNKVVTLISTYIDSYPLETIKRYDKDEKKKVDVECPQVVKHYNKHMGGVDLADMLISLYRTPFKSHRWYLGIFSQLVDMCINNAWLLHRRDGKKTSLKDFRFELFDGLSKSNRIGTNQNVTDDIGENLKIHKPVSVRPTDSVRFDNTGHLPEAGNETMRCKYCKSGRTSVYCIKCNVHLCFVVGKIKRNCFRNFHLK, via the exons ATGGCTTCGAAACAACAAAGTGTTGGCGGGACCCGG AACTTACAACTAACTCGCGCCCATAAGATCTTGGCTTTGGTACCCGCTCAAAACGCATGCTCTGACGATAGTTCCACATCTGATGAGGAAGCAAATGCTTATATACCGCCTTCACCAGATACCTCTGATCCACCTTCAATAGCATCATCACTAAATTATCAATGGTTAAAAGCAGTATTTCGTCACAATGTATCTCTTGAAGAAAACTTATACAATCTCCATCAAACACAAATAGAGACAGTActggattatttttatttctttttttctccTGACTTAATTACtgacattgtttataatacaaatttatatgcagTTGAACAACTAGGTCGATCTATTCAGCTGACAGAAGATGAGATTAAAAGCTTCCTGGCCATTCAAATCATGATGGGTATAGTACAGATGCCAGCTTATACTGACTATTGGGCAAGAAAAACAAGATACCCTCTCATTGCTGATCTTATGCCTCTCAAAAAGTATCAACAAATACGTCgatatattcattttgttgATAATACTTTGCAAGATTCAGACCGTTATTTCAAGATTCGCCCCCTAATGGAGAAAATACGCaaaaattttctgaaaattGAAGAAGAAGGAAAATATTCCATTGACGAGATGATGATACCTTATAAAGGTCGTAAAGCAGGTAAACGAAAGCagtacataaaaatgaaacctAAGAAATGGGGGTTTAAGAATTTTGTCCGTGCGGGTGTTTCGGGTATCATCTACGATTTTATTCTGTATGGTGGCGACGATACCTTTCGTGGACTGACTTTTTCAGAGAAAGAAGCTACAATTGGTTTAGGAGGTATGGTAGTGCTTGCATTGTGTCAAACTATAAAGAAAAAGCCGGCCATTGTGTATGCtgataacttttttatgtCGCCTGAACTAACATATATTCTGCGGGAAGAATACGGGATCCTTAGTCTAGGAACAATAAGGACTAATCGTCTCAGAGGCTGTCAAGAGTTATTGCCAACtgacaaacaattaaaaaagaagaaacGCGGTTCTAGCGCCCAGGTGGTTTGCAATAAGAATAAGTTGGCAGTCGTAAAGTGGAACGACAATAAAGTGGTTACACTTATTAGCACCTACATAGACTCGTACCCCTTAGAAACAATCAAACGATACGATAAGGATGAGAAAAAGAAAGTAGATGTAGAATGTCCTCAAGTGGTCAAACATTACAACAAACATATGGGAGGGGTCGATTTAGCAGATATGTTGATATCGTTATATAGAACTCCCTTCAAAAGTCACCGTTGGTACTTGGGAATATTTTCACAACTTGTtgatatgtgtataaataacGCTTGGCTCCTACATAGAAGAGATGGGAAGAAGACTTCATTGAAAGATTTCAGATTTGAATTGTTTGATGGGTTGTCTAAGTCTAATAGAATAGGAACAAACCAAAACGTTACAGACGATATAGGCGAGAATCTGAAAATCCATAAACCAGTCTCAGTCCGACCAACTGATAGCGTCAGATTTGATAACACAGGTCATCTTCCAGAAGCAGGTAATGAAACAATGCGTTGCAAATATTGTAAGAGTGGAAGAACATCTGTCtactgtataaaatgtaacgtacatttgtgttttgttgtgggaaaaataaaacgtaattgCTTTCGTAATTTtcacctaaaataa